Below is a genomic region from Catenuloplanes atrovinosus.
CCACGACCGGTCCAACCGACCGCTTCGGACACTTGGACGGAATCGACTGTCTTGCCGGCGCTCTCGCCCTCATCGATGCGTGATGGTTTAGTCCAGGTCGGGCGGATGCCCGACCCCGGAAGGAGCCACCATGCCCCACACCTGCCAGATCTGCGGCGGCGCGCTCGAGGAGTTCCTGGACCTCGGCCGGCAGCCGCTCGCCGACGCCTTCCTGACCGAGCGCGATCTGCCGGACGAGTTCATGTACCGGCTCGCGGTCGGCGCCTGCCCGGCGTGCACGATGGTGCAGCTCGTCGAGCAGGTTCCGCGCGAGAAGATGTTCCACACGGACTACCCGTACTACTCCTCCGGCTCCTCGGTGATGCGCGAACACTTCCAGCGCACCGCGCGCACGCTGCTGGCCGCGGCCGGCCCGGACCCGTTCGTGGTGGAGATCGGCAGCAACGACGGCGTGCTGCTGCGGACCGTGCACGACGCGGGCGCGCGGCACCTCGGCTTCGAGCCGTCCGGCAAGGTCGCGGCGGCCTCGATGGAGTACGGGGTCCACGTGCGCAACGAGTTCTTCGACGCCGGCACCGCGGCCGACGCGCGGCGCGAGGAGGGGGCCGCGGACGTCATCTTCTCGGCCAACACGATCTGCCACATCCCGTACATGCGCTCGGTGCTGGAGGGCATCCGCACGCTGCTCGCGCCGGACGGCGTCTTCGTCTTCGAGGACCCCTACTTCGGTGACATCGTGGCGAAGACGTCCTTCGACCAGATCTACGACGAGCACTTCTACTTCTTCACCGCCCGCTCGGTGCAGGCCATGGTCGCCCCGTTCGGCCTGGAACTGGTCGACGTGCGGCGGCTGCCGGTGCACGGCGGCGAGGTGCGCTACACCGTCGCCCACGCCGGGGCGCGCACGCCGTCGGACGCGGTCGCCACGCTGATCGCCGAGGAGCGGGCCCGGGGCCTGGCCGACCCGGCGACGCTGCGCCGCTTCGCGGCCGGCACCGCGCGCATCCGGGACGACCTGCGGGCGCTGCTGCGGCGGCTGCGCGACGAGGGCCACCGGGTGGTCGGCTACGGCGCCACCGCCAAGAGCGCGACCGTCACCAACTACGCCGGCATCGGGCCGGAGCTGGTCGAGTTCGTGTGCGACACGACGCCGGCCAAGCAGGGCCGGCTCACGCCGGGCATGCACATCCCGGTACGGCCCGCGGAGGCGTTCGCCGACCCGTACCCCGGCTACGCGCTGCTGTTCGCGTGGAACCACGCCGACGAGATCATGGCGAAGGAGCAGGGGTTCCGCGCGGCGGGCGGGAAGTGGATCCGGTACGTGCCCGACGTGCACGTCAGCTGAGGACGGAGCCCGGCATGTCGGAACGAGCACGTCAGCTCGCGGTCGGCGGAGCGTACGCGTTCACCACGCCCGCCTTCCCGGACGACCGCGGCGTCTTCCTGTCGCCGTACCAGCGCGCGGTCTTCGTCGAGGCGCTCGGCCATCCGCTGTTCCCGGTGGCCCAGTGCAGCTACAGCGTGTCCCGGCGCGGGGTGGTGCGGGGCGTGCACTACACCGCCACCCCGCCCGGCTGCGCCAAGTACGTCTACTGCCCGCGCGGCCGGGTGCTCGACATCGTGGTCGACCTGCGGGTGGGCAGCCCCACGTTCGGCGTCCACGACGCGGTGGAGCTGGCCGGCCCGGACTTCCCGGCCGTCTACCTCCCGGTCGGGGTGGGGCACGCGTTCGTCGCCCTGGAGGACGAGACCGTGATGACCTACCTGCTCTCCACCGAGTACCGGCCGGAGAACGAACTCGCGGTCGCCGCCCTGGACCCCGCGCTGGAGCTGCCGATCCCGCGCGACCTCACCCCGGTGCTGTCCGACCGGGACCGGCGGGCGGTCACGCTGAGCGAGGCGCTGGCCCGCGGGCTGCTGCCCAGCTACGAGGCCGCGCTCGCGATCCGGCCCGGCCGGTGACGCGGCCGGCGGAGGTGCCCGACCCGCGGTCGAGCGCCTCCGCCGGCCCGTTCACAGGTATGCGCACACCTGGACCCGGCTGTGGTCGCCGAGCAGCAGCCGGTGTGCCCGGGGCGTGCGCGGCGCCGGGATGACCTCCACCTCGCGGCCGATCAGCGACGCCTCGATCCGCCCCACGCCGCGGATCACCGAGCTGCCGAGCACCACGGAGTACTCCAGCTCGCTCTCGATGATCCGGCAGTCCTCCGCGACCGAGGTGAACGGCCCCACGTAGGAGTTCTCCACCACGGAGCCGGCCCCGATGATCACCGGCCCCACGATGCGGGAGCCGCGCACCACCGCGCCCGGACCCACCGTCACCCGGCCGATCAGCTCCGAGGCGTCGTCCACCACGCCGGCGATCTCCGGTTCCAGCCCCTCCAGGACCAGCCGGTTGACCTCCAGGATGTCGGCGACGTTGCCGGTGTCCTTCCAGTAGCCCTCGGTTATCGTCGTCACCACCGGATGGCCGGCGTGCATCAGCCCGGAGATCGCGTGGCTGATCTCCAGTTCGCCCCGGGCCGAGGGCGTCAGGCCGGCCACGATCGGGTGCACCGCGGCGGTGAAGAGGAAGACGCCGACCAGCGCCAGATCGCTCTTGGGGTGCCGGGGCTTCTCCTCCAGCCCGATCAGCCGCCCCTCGACGTCCAGCTCCGCCACCCCGAACGCGCGCGGATCGGCGACCTTGGTCAGCATGATCTGCGCGGCGGGCCGGTCGGCGCGGAACTGCTCGACCAGCCCGGTGATGCCCCCGATCAGGAAGTTGTCGCCGAGGTACATCACGAAGTCGTCGTCGCCCAGGAACTCGCGGGCGATGAGCACCGTGTGCGCCAGGCCGAGCGGGGCCGCCTGCGGCAGGTAGGTCACCCGCAGGCCCCAGTCCGACCCGTCGCCGATGGCCCGCCGGACCTCCTCCGCCGTGTCGCCCACCACGATGCCGACCTCGGTGATGCCGGCCTCGGCGATCGACTCCAGCACGTAGAAGATGACCGGCTTGTTCGCGATCGGGATGAGCTGTTTGGCGGAGGTGTGGGTGATCGGCCGCAGCCGGGTCCCCGCACCTCCCGCCGGTATCAGCGCCTTCACGCCGCCGCTCCCGGGCGCCGGAGCTTCTCGGCGACGACCGCCCCGATCCGGGCCAGCGCCGCGGGCTGCACCATCTCGTAGTGGTTGACCTCGATCTCGTGCGGCTCGATCGCCCCGCCGGTCAGGTCCTGCCAGCTGGCGATCGCCTCGGCCACGGGCAGGTGCGCGGGACGGTCCACCGTGGCCACGAACAGCAGCACGTCGCTGCTGAACGGCGCGGCCGTGTGATCCGGGCCGACGGTCCAGAGGTTCCGCATCACCGCCTCCAGGCGGGCCCGGGCGCCGCCGCCCTGGACCAGTTGGCCGGCCAGCTCCAGCTCCTGCTGCTTCCGCTTCTCGAGCGCCTCCTCGTCGCGCGCGGCCTCCTCGGTCGGCGTGCCCTTCGCGTTCCGTCCCATGTAGACCGGGTACGCGTCGAGCAGCGCCAGCAGGCCGACCCGCTCGCCGGCCGCCTCCAGCAGCACGGTCATCGCCTGCGCGATCCGCCCGCCGAGGGACCAGCCCAGCAGGTGGTACGGCCCGGACGGCTGCACGGTGCGGATCTGCGCGACGTAGTCGGCGGCCATCTCCTCGACGCTGCCGGGGAGCGCCTCCGTGCGGGCCAGGCCGCGCGCCTGCACGCCGTAGACCGGCTGGTTCGCCGGCAGGTGCCGCAGCAACGGCCCGTAGTTCCAGCTGAGGCCGCCGCTCGCGTGGACGCAGAAGAGCGGCGGGCGGTCGCCGGTCGCGCGCAGCGGCAGCAGCACCTCGTAGTCGCCGGTCTTCACCGAGGCGCCCGAACCGCGGCGCTCCCCCACCACGTGCAGTTCCCCGGCGGAGTTCTCGCGGGCGAGCAGGCCGGTACGCACCATCCGCCGCCCGGCCGGCCCGAACGGGCAGGGCTCGCCCGCGTCCACCGCGGGGCCGGTCACGTACAGCTCACCGACGGCGCCGGGCGCGACCGGGCGCCGCCGGTCGTCGAGCAACAGCGCGCCGAGCGGGCCGGCCAGGTCCGCGACCGCCTCCGGCACGGCACCGGACCAGCGGACCGGCGCGATCACCGGATCGTCGCGCCGGGCGTCGTCCAGCAGCACGTCCAGCTCGCTGATCCGCCGGCCGGGGTCCTCCGCGACCTGCTCCAGCACGCGGACCAGCCGCCGGGCCAGCGTCTCGGCGGTGTCCTCGTCGAACAGGTCCGCGGCGTAGTGCAGGATGCCGTCGATGCCGGCCTCGTCGTCCTCGTCGTCGCGGCGCTCGGTGAGCGCGAACGCCAGGTCCAGCTCGATCGCCTCCACCCCGGCGGGCTCCGCGGTGGTCCGCAGCGCGGGCAGGTCCGCGGCGTCCCAGGCGACGCTGTCCTCCTCGCTCACCCGCAGCCCGACTTGGAACACCGGGTGCCGGGAGAGCGAGGCGGGCAGGCCGAGCAGCTCCGGAATCCGCTCGAACGGCACGTCCAGGTGCTGGCGCGCCTCCCGGACCGCCTCCTGCACGCGCGCGACGACCTCCAGGAACGTCGGATCGGCGGAGAGGTCCGTACGCACCGGGAACGGCCTGGCGAACGGCCCGATCATCGGCTCCAGGTCGATCAGGTCCTCGTCGCGCGGCAGCGTCGTGCCGATCACCAGGTCCTCGCCCGCACCGTACGCGACCAGCAGCATGGCGAGCGCGGCGTGCACCGTCTGGAGCGTGTCGGCGCCGGCCGCCTCCACCGTCCTCGCCAGCCGGGCGTGCGCGCCGGCGCCGAGCCGCACCGGGACCGTGCCGGCCCGCCGGGACGGGATGGCCGCCCGGGGGCGGTCGA
It encodes:
- a CDS encoding class I SAM-dependent methyltransferase, with amino-acid sequence MPHTCQICGGALEEFLDLGRQPLADAFLTERDLPDEFMYRLAVGACPACTMVQLVEQVPREKMFHTDYPYYSSGSSVMREHFQRTARTLLAAAGPDPFVVEIGSNDGVLLRTVHDAGARHLGFEPSGKVAAASMEYGVHVRNEFFDAGTAADARREEGAADVIFSANTICHIPYMRSVLEGIRTLLAPDGVFVFEDPYFGDIVAKTSFDQIYDEHFYFFTARSVQAMVAPFGLELVDVRRLPVHGGEVRYTVAHAGARTPSDAVATLIAEERARGLADPATLRRFAAGTARIRDDLRALLRRLRDEGHRVVGYGATAKSATVTNYAGIGPELVEFVCDTTPAKQGRLTPGMHIPVRPAEAFADPYPGYALLFAWNHADEIMAKEQGFRAAGGKWIRYVPDVHVS
- a CDS encoding dTDP-4-dehydrorhamnose 3,5-epimerase family protein, whose protein sequence is MSERARQLAVGGAYAFTTPAFPDDRGVFLSPYQRAVFVEALGHPLFPVAQCSYSVSRRGVVRGVHYTATPPGCAKYVYCPRGRVLDIVVDLRVGSPTFGVHDAVELAGPDFPAVYLPVGVGHAFVALEDETVMTYLLSTEYRPENELAVAALDPALELPIPRDLTPVLSDRDRRAVTLSEALARGLLPSYEAALAIRPGR
- a CDS encoding glucose-1-phosphate thymidylyltransferase, which codes for MKALIPAGGAGTRLRPITHTSAKQLIPIANKPVIFYVLESIAEAGITEVGIVVGDTAEEVRRAIGDGSDWGLRVTYLPQAAPLGLAHTVLIAREFLGDDDFVMYLGDNFLIGGITGLVEQFRADRPAAQIMLTKVADPRAFGVAELDVEGRLIGLEEKPRHPKSDLALVGVFLFTAAVHPIVAGLTPSARGELEISHAISGLMHAGHPVVTTITEGYWKDTGNVADILEVNRLVLEGLEPEIAGVVDDASELIGRVTVGPGAVVRGSRIVGPVIIGAGSVVENSYVGPFTSVAEDCRIIESELEYSVVLGSSVIRGVGRIEASLIGREVEVIPAPRTPRAHRLLLGDHSRVQVCAYL